One part of the Lathyrus oleraceus cultivar Zhongwan6 unplaced genomic scaffold, CAAS_Psat_ZW6_1.0 chrUn0001, whole genome shotgun sequence genome encodes these proteins:
- the LOC127110545 gene encoding uncharacterized mitochondrial protein AtMg00810-like, whose protein sequence is MSDLGKLSYFLGMELQMSKQGMMLHQRKYVKEILKRFMMDDSTPASSPIKPNMKLEKHGEEDKVDATLFKQIVGSLRYVCNSRPDICFSVELVNRCMSEPKVSHMKMLIDVEIRKIEEALLDISFKYLMPQSHGAEYIAGSYVMCQKIWFKYMLEEIEVEVKKPLVLQIDNKSAINLAKNPFFAWKK, encoded by the exons atgtcggaTTTGGGAAAGTTGTCATACTTTCTAGGCATGGAACTTCAAATGTCAAAGCAAGGTATGATGctacatcaaagaaagtatgtcaaggagatactcaagagattcatGATGGATGATTCAACTCCTGCATCTTCGCCTATTAAACCAAATATGAAGTTGGAGAAGCATGGAGAGGAAGACAAAGTCGAtgcaactttgttcaaacaaattgtcGGATCTCTGAGATATGTGTGCAACAGTCGACCTGATATATGTTTCTCAGTTGAATTAGTGAACAGATGTATGAGTGAACCAAAGGTGTCACACATGAAG ATGTTGATTGAtgtggagataaggaagatcgAAGAAGCACTATTGGatatttctttcaagtatttgaTGCCCCAATCTCATGGTGCTGAATATATAGCAGGATCCTATGTTATGTGTCAAAAAATTTGGTTCAAGTATATGCTAGAAGAGATCGAGGTCGAAGTGAAAAAACCTCTGGTACTGCAGATCGACAACAAGTCAGCCATAAATCTTGCGAAGAATCCATTTTTTGCATGGAAGAAGTAA